Part of the Candidatus Brocadia sinica JPN1 genome, GACTTCTCCGTACAGTTTTGCATTTTCTATTGCAACAGCCGCTTGATAAGCCAGGGTAAAGAGAATTTCTTCATCCTCCAGGGTAAATCGCTCATCGTTGACCTTATTTGCCAGGAACAACCCGCCTATGACCGTATGGTTCATTTTAATCGGCACACCCAAAAGCGTATCGATAGGAGGATGATTTACCGGCAAACTTGCATGATATTGGTCATTTGCCACATTATCCAGCCGCAGGGACATACCTTTCGATAGCACCCTCTCCAAAAACCCACAAGACCGCACCATGGCTTTAGCGCCCTCGCTTAGAGCTTTCGACAGCGCCATCCCTCCAAACCCACCCTTCGATTGACCTTCACCACAAACCGCTTCCGATGGATTCGGCAGAGAAACCTTGAAATGTTTTATCTCTTCACCGCCCTCATCTGACAAAAGAAGAGCACTCATTTCGGCATTAATCAGCCTTTTGGCAATATTGGCAATGTCCTGCAATAATCGATCAATCTCAATATGGGAATGTACCTCTATCGCCACATCATTAAGATACTTGAGCTGTTCAATCTTCCGCTTAATAGAGGCAATCATGACATTAAAGGTTCTTCCTAACTGTCCAATCTCATCACCATGCGTAAAAGGGACTTCTTTGGTAAAATCACCCCTGGCGATCTCTTTCGATATTGAGGTAAAAACATTGATACGTTTTGTTCCCAATCGTCCAACGGCGATAGACACTCCCGCAACGACACAGGCTATAACACCAGCAATACTTAAAACATAAGACATATGGCTTTTCACAGGCTCAAGAAAGGTCGCTTCGGGTATCGTGCCAATAATCCGCCATCCGTTACTTGTAACCCTGAGCACCGAATGATAGGTAGACGTTCCCACTACCAGCCGATGCTGGAAATAATGGGGAGGTGACACCTTAGTTACCGCATCCATTACCTCTGGTATATCAGTAGAGATTATCTCTTTTATATCAATTCCATATCGGTCTCCCCTCAGGATCTGTTCTTTGGCTTCTGGCTTTATAGGCGCCCATGATTGAAAAACCAAATCCCTTTTTGCGGAATGGGCAATACGCACCCCATCCGAATTTGACAGCATTACCATATTTCCTACACCTATCCGTCCATTCTCATGTTCAACAATCTCCCATAATTCCTCAGCCCTGCACTGTAGCGCCAGAACTCCGGATATTTTATCTTTATCATAGATGGGTACGCTAAAATAAATACTGGGCACTCCCCCATCCATGCATGGCGCCGAAACATAGTTTGTTCCATTCATGGCCTCACAGAAAAAGGGTCTCGCAGCGTAGTTCACGCCCGTCATATTGTTTGTATTCAACACTACATGCCCCTCACTATCGAAAAGCAAGGCGGCTAAAAAATCAGGGTCGATACGTAATCTGGCCCGGAAAAAAGCGGTGGTTTGAAAAAAGAGATGTGGCTGTTTCTCTCTGGATGCCTTCAGGATGCGAATCAACTGAGGTATCTTGAAAAGCCCATTAATATGCTTGAACTTAAAGTTTATGAAGTTATGAATGGCCGCCGAAGTGTTTTTTGTTTGGACATCAAGGAGGTGGATCGTCTGTTCCGTCAACTTGATTTTCGCTGACCGATAAAACCCGTATGTTACGGTAAGAAGCGGCAGGATAGATACCAGCAGAAGAACGATAAGAAGTTTTGTACCAATGGGTAGATTTTTGAATAGATTCATGTATAGGTAAACATGTATCACACCTCTAATCCCCCCCCCGGCCATAAGTATCAACTTAGGACTTCGGCAAATTGGGGCTTTTACAATATACTGTGCCCTTTTCTGTGTGATTGCAAGATGAGGGATATTTTCTGTATGAGGGAGTGAACACTGATGAAGTATTGTAATATACTGATTCCAAAATACTCTGTGCAAAAGGCTAGCAAATCCTATACCTGACTGGCGCCTGTCGTTAATAACGGCAAATTTGCATATACCCTGCAAATTGAATCGGCGAGCTTGTCTGGATCATGCCTGAGCAAATCTTGTTTTTCCCAGAGGATACGCTTCTGGCTAATGTCTTCGACCAAGTCTGCTTTTTTGACATTAACGTTCAAATTATAAACACCATCGTCCATAAAAACCACCCCCGCTCCTTCTTTTTGGTATCTATTCAGGATGTCCTTGCGGGGAATATTATTATTCACAATAACATAATCCAGTACGCCTTCCCCAAGGTATTTTATAATAGCATTAATGTGATGAGAAACTTTATAGTGATCAGTTTGGCCTGGTTGGGTAACAATATTACACACGTAAATCTTGGTAGCCTTACTGTTCCGAATGGCATTTCGAATGCCTGAAACTAAAAGATTCGTTATAATACTCGTATAAAGACTGCCCGGGCCTATTACAATGATATCGGCTTTCAGAATTTCTTCTACGGCTTCGGATGGAGACGCCACATTGTTATCTTTTAAAAAGACGTCCTTAATTGGCGGCTTTCCTACTGCACGCACATTAAATTCTTCTTCTACATAGGTTCCATCTTCCAGTTGTGCACAAATGTGAGTATTGTCCAGGGTCGAGGGGAGCACCTTTCCCCGAATGTTTAATATCTTACTGGCTTTTTTAATGGCTTCTTCGAAACTGCCCGTTATATCCGTTAATGCAGTCATCAGTAAATTCCCAAGACTCATACCCTCCAGTGAACCCCTATTAAACCTGTACTGAAACAACTGGTATAGTTCCCGTTCTTGTTCTTCCGTTTCAGAAAGCGCTACCAGGCAATTTCTTGCATCGCCTGGCGGGAGTATTCCGAATTCCTCTCTCAAAACGCCAGAACTTCGCCCTGAATCGGTGACTGTTACCACAGCGGTGAGATGTTTACTGTACGTTTTTGAACCTTCGAGCATAATAGGAAGCCCCGTGCCTCCTCCGATAGCAACAATCTTCAGTCTTTCAGGCGTTTTTCCCATATTGTTGAGTTGGAGAATGGTAGGAATCTGGAAAATGCGTTTGACCTTATAGTCTGGCTTGTCACACTCATTTACCACAGGCTCACACTTAAATCTTCCATGTAACATCTGGATGGTGGTCATCCCAAGCAATTTGGCAATCCGTAGCTCATCCCGCGCCCTGTCACCCACCATGATGGTCTCCCTTGGATTAATATTATACCTTCCGATAAGGTCACGAATGCAATCGTCCATGAGAAGGCCGATTTCCTGATCATTGATTACAATTTCATCAAAGTATGGTTTTAATCCAAGGATGTTTATCTTTTTTTCCTGTCGTTCATGGACACCAACGGATAGCAGAAAAAGTTTATAGCCTTTATCCCTCATTTCCTTCAGCGTAGGAATAACATCTGGAAACGGTTTAATCTCAGAGACTTCGCTACTATTGTATGCCTTATAGGCAATGCTGACTAATTTGTCATCGGCATGATATCTGTTCACGATTTCGTTAAATACGAGATAGTACGGACCGTGCCTGTCGGTAAGCTCCTTTTGTAACTGATAGACATCTTCTTCGGTGCAAGGCAGTCCAGCCTCGACCATTGCCCTGGCAGCGCGCCGCCTGGATGCATCAATAAGTGAACCAGTACAATCGTACAATGTATCGTCCAAATCAAAGATCACAGCCTTTATTTTCATATATAATACCCTCGATTAAGTAAATACTTTTATACTGTTCAGTCAATTGAAGCTAAGTGAGCTTTGCCCATAACAGAGATATTAAAACAACCTGCATTCATGCTTGTGTGTTAGCATTATACATTGTACATTTTCTTTTAAATCATTCAATTATATTGTTCATTTACAGGAGCAGCTGGCACATGTATTGCGAGTTTCCTCCTCACTTTATTTACCAGCAAATGGGCATGCCGTATTGGTTCGGGGATACGATATCCACGGCAGGTCTTCAAAGCAATACGGATTGCAAACGGCAGATCTGCCTTGTGGCCAGGGGATACAAAGATTGGATTGGTGTTTGCTTTCGTCCTCAGTACAGCGCCAACGACTTTGTTCTTATAGAAGAGTTTCGAATATTCACCCGCAATATTTTTGACACAACGGTACTCACCCACCAGTCGGCTTTTTGCACATCCGATGGAAGGTGTATCAAGGATCAGCCCCATATGTGACGCCAGTCCAAAATAACGGGGATGGGCAATGCCCTGCCCATCAAAAAGGATAACGTCCGGATTGTTTCTCAGTTTTTTAAATGCCTTAAGCAGGATGGGCGCCTCACGAAAAGAAAGAAGACCGGGAATATAGGGAAATCCCGCCTTGCCCACAGCCGTACTTTCCTCAATCTTTTCCAACTGTTTACCAAATGTAAACACAACTACGCCAGCAAAGAATCGATCGCTGTGCTTGTCGTAAGAAACATCTGCACCCGCTATGGTACAAATTTTTCCCGTAGTTTTTTTTAAGATTAACAGGTCTCTTAAAGTATCCTGTATCTGGACAGCCTTTTTGTAGTCTACACACCATGGATGTAATCGGTTGAATTTCACCTGACAATACCTGCTTGCTCAATCCAGAAATAAAAGAATTCAGATTTACGATTTTTAATCTGCGGCTGTAGTAAGGACTGCAGAATAAATCATAGCAATTTTATAATACCGTGCTAAACTACTAGTTATTATGGCGCTTCCAATTCTTCAATCTTAGGCAGGTCTTTAATATCATTCAACCCGAAATATTCGAGAAACTTTTTTGTGGTGCCATAGAGCAGGGGGTGCCCTAATGATTCGTCCCTCCCCACAACTTTAACAAGGTCTTTCTCCATGAGCAGCCTGATAATTTGACCTGATTGAACTCCACGGATGGCCTCCAGATTTGCCCGTAAAATTGGCTGCTTGTAAGCAATTATAGCAAGTGTCTCAAGGGCTGCTTGCGAGAGTTTCGTTTCTCCTGTCTTTTTTCGCAACTTCGCTATCCATTCATAATATTCAGGTTTAGTAAATAATTGATACCCCCCTGCAATTTCTTCAATCTGAAATGCCCTGCCCTGCATATCATAATCATTTTTTAACTGTGTAATTGCTTCCTGAATTTGAACACTATCAACACCTTCGATAATGTCTGTGAGTTTACGGAGGGTAATGGGTTCTTCGGCTGCAAATACCAAGGATTCAACGATGGGTTTGATTTCTTCAATTCTTTTCATATACCACGATACCGTTGATTTTTAAAAACTACTTAATTTCCCAGACAGGAGTTTGAACAACACCCTTTATTTTATCAATGGCATTCTGCACTGCATTAATAACCGCTTTTGTGGATATGGTAGCACCTGTAATAGCCGTAATCTTTTCTTCATCTTTCACCTTTGATACGACTAGTTGGTTATAGGTTTTATGCTTGAATTGCTCTTGAAACCAAGGTAGAGGTTTTTTCTCTTTTTTTAATAATCCAAATTTTTTTATTCTCTCAGGCTGCCCGTAAATTGGCAATTGCCAGGATTCTTCGCTATTCAAATCAATTGTTTTCAGTTCCTTGCCAAAGATTACACTCCACAATGTAGAGGTACTTTCAACCTCAGTCATCTTTGTACCGAGCCCCGGGGTTTCGTTTTGTGCGAGTATATTGATCCCGATAATCTTTTCAAGACCGGGATCAGTTCCCACCATGACTTTAATCTTACTCGAGTACCCCTGGGCCTCTCCGCATGCTGCATAACCAATAAGCTGCCCTGCTTTGTTCAGCCCCTTATAGACACGGTCTTGATCTGCTATCTCCGATGGTGTTACCTCCATCGGAGAACCTTCCAAACCGGGAAGCACAATATACAGCGCCTCTGTACGAACTGCCAAGTCCTTCCTTTTGATCGTGTCTTTGGTTAGTAAAAAAACCGATGACACCCCAAGCGAGGCCAAAAGAGAAACCATCGTCAGAGTAATCGTGTATTGTGCCTTCTTTTGCATATTAAACCTTTTTCACGCTGGTTCCATAGAGTCGAGGTTTCGTAAATCGATCAATCAGGGGTGTCGCTGTGTTCATGAGCAATATGGAATAGCATACCCCTTCTGGATAACCAGAATACAAACGGATCAGCACCGTTAGCACACCGGCGCCAACTGCAAAGATGAAAAGCCCTCGTTTTGTTAAAGGAGAGGTAACCATATCTGTAGCCATAAAGAATGCACCCAAAAATAACCCGCCTGCAAAGATATGATAAAATGGGTCATTAGCCCATGGCATTACGATCCGTGAAGGTAAAATTAAGACCATAACAAAGACCGTTGCTATATAACAAACAGGGACATACCACTTGACGCAATGCCTGTAAATCAGATAAGAGCCACCCAGCGATAATGCGATCACGGAAGTTTCCCCTATACAACCTGGAACATTTCCCATCAATAATTGAGTAAGGCGATATGTCTCTGCCCCTGCTTCTTTTGCCAGCGGAGTCGCCCTTGTGATAGCATCCACCAGTTTGCCTTCTGGATCGACCTTAGTAATACTATGAACAAGATTGCCAATTCCGTGTTGCAGGACGCGCCAATCTGAATTGATAACGGCAGGATACGCCACCTGCAAAAATGCGCGTGCTGCCAGAGCAGGGTTCCAGATGTTGTTTCCTAAACCACCAAAGGCGTGTTTTACAATGGTAATTGCAAAGAAAGACCCCACTACAGGGACATACCAGGGAACGCTCGGCGGCAATGTGTATGCCAACAGAATCCCGGTAACAACAGCACTGCCATCTTTGATGGTATTCACAATTGGCTGTTTTCGTAACAGTAAAATAAATATTTCAGCAACAACAGCAGCGATACAACTTAAAAAAACAACGTAGAGGCAGTAATATCCAAAGGTAAAAATACCGGCAACCCCGGCAGGAATCAGTGAAAACACCACAGCCCACATAATCCTGGGGATACTCTCCACATCACGGATATGGGGGGACGCACTAACAATTAAGGTAGTATTACTTTGAATCTGGTTCGACATCGAAGTTTTTTAAAAGACTTAACAATCCGTATTTATCCTTGCCCATAAAAATTACCATCTATAAGTATTACACCGTAAAACTTCTTTTTTTAACAAGTTTTTTTACCTCCCCTTTGTCCCCTCCTTGCGAAGGGGGGAAATAGGAGAGGCTATCTTTAGATGCAGCTGTGCTGCGTTATGCTTTTACCTTCTGTTTGGCAATCTCGGCTTTTGCAAATTTAATACTATGAACAATTGGTCTTTTCGCCGGGCAAATATAACTGCAACAGCCGCATTCCTTGCACTCCATAATGTTATTTTCCAGCGCCAGGCTAAACTCTTTTGCTTCACAGAGGATACTTAACACGCTGGGATTAAGCCCATAGGGACAGCTATTGATGCAACGCCCACATCGGATACAGGCGTGGGATTCCCACTTTTGAGCGTCTCTTAACACAAGAATACCGCCCGTTCCTTTGATAGTAACGGCGGTGTCTATATTCCCCTGTGCAACACCCATCATGGGACCACCAAAAATAATCTTACTGACATTCGCTGTAATCTTTGCCTCTTCTAACAATTGTCTTACAGGCGTCCCCAAACGCACCCAAAAATTTTGCGGGTTTTCTACCCCATTTCCCGTAACAGTGACTAATCTTTCGATCAATGGCTTTCTGAATTTCACCGCCTCATACACAGCAAAGGCCGTTCCCACGTTGATTACAATAGCGCCTACCTCTAAGGGCAACTGAGTCGGTTTAAATTCTCTGCCCAATAATGCTTTAATGAGCTGATGCTCCGCCCCCTGTGGATACTTTACCTCCATCAGGTCTACTTTTATATGGGGCTCATTTGATAAAATATCTTTAAAGAGGGTATAAACATCAGCCTTATTTGCCTCGATGCCGATATGTGCCTTTTTACATCCTACACACCTCATAACCAATTTCAAACCCTGGATAATTTCATGAGGTTTATCTAACATAAGCCGATAATCACAGGTAAGATATGGTTCGCATTCTGCACCGTTCATAACGACCGTATCGATTGCTTTATCTTTGGGAGGGGTGAGTTTTACGTGGGTAGGAAAAGTTGCGCCACCTAAGCCTACAATACCTGCCGATTGGATGCGCTTTCTGATCTCATCAGGTGTAACGAGATCGATATCAGAAGCAACATTCACACCTTCAATCCAGGAATCCTCCCCGGAATTTTCTATAATAACGGCCGAAGACCTTATTCCTGTGACTGGATGTGGCCAGGGAACAACATCAATGACTTTACCAGAAACAGAGGCATGCACGTTTGCAGAAACGAAACCCTGTGCATCGCCAACCAACTGTCCTTTTTTGACAATATCTCCTTTTTTGACAATTGGTTTGGCTGGAGCACCGATGTGCTGACTCATAAACAAGTATACGGTTTTGGGGAGTGGGATGGATACTTCTTTCTTATCCTGGGTAAGAACCTTCCCATCTTCGCTTGGGTGTATACCGCCGACAAATGTTTTAAATTTTGATTTAACAAAGGTTATCATTGGCTCAGCGGCTATCTCAATGCACGATCAATCTGGCGTACGGCCTGTTTGAGGCGTAGTTCATTCTCCACAATTGCCAATCGCAAATATCCCTCACCATGTTCCCCAAAGGCAGCTCCAGGAGCGACGGACACCTCTGCTTCATTCATGAGTTTATAAGCAAAATCCACCGAACCCATAGATCGCCATTTTTCTGGAATGGGAGCCCATACAAACATAGATGCCTTTGGTTTTTTGACGTTCCATCCGATACGATTCAGTCCGTCACAAAGCACATCCCTTCTGTTCTGGTAAATTTGCGCCTGCTCCTGTGTGTATTTATTACATTCCCGGAGTGCGATGATGGAGGCTATTTGTACGGGTTGGAAAATACCATAATCGTAATATCCCTTAACTTTTGCCAGAGTACTGACAATCTCTTTGTTTCCTACGCAAAACCCAAGCCTCCAGCCAGCCATGTTAAATGATTTAGACATGGTATTAAATTCCACACCGATCTCTTTTGCGCCTTTGACTTGTAAGAAGCTAGGCGGCTTGTACCCATCAAATGCGATTCCGCAATATGCAAAATCATGGACAACAATAATATTATGTTTCCTCGCGAAGGCTACAATCTCTTCGAAAAAACTCAATTCGATGGTAGCAGCAGTGGGATTATGGGGGAAATTTAAAATAAGCATCTTCGGGTGCGGCTTAAGACTTTTGACCGTACTGATCAGGTTTGGCAAAAACTTCTCATCTTCCGTAAGTGGTACACTGACGACATTGCCACCGGCTAAATTTACAGCATGGATATGAATGGGAAAGGCGGGATTGGGTACTACAACAGTATCGCCTGTTTCCAATAACCCCAAACACAGGTGAGATATCCCTTCTTTTGATCCGATAGTGCAAACTACTTCTTCTGGGTCAAGGATTACATTAAACTGCTTTTCGTAATATTTGGCGACTTCTCGTCTGAGATTGAATATGCCATTGGCCGAAACGGTATACCTGTGGTTCCTTGGATCCTGTACAGCCTCGCACAATTTCTGAATTATTGGTTGAGGTGTAGGGTCATTCGGATTCCCCATGCCCAAGTCAATTACATCAATATTATTACGTCGTTTTTCGTATTTTAAGGCGTTTAATCGTCCGAACAGATAAGGAGGTAATTGCTTAACTCTATTAGCGACATTAATCACAAACTCTTCTGACATTGCATCCTTTTCTCTAGAATCAATACTGTTCAGTTACAAAAGAACCTTTTCCATAATTATAGATCATTATACAGATAACAACTGTTTGAAATTCAATCGCTAACCAAATTTTTCGTAATCGAAGCATTTTCTATCAAACTAATCAGCCAGGGACCTATTCTTTCTTTGTACTGTTGATTTCTGACGATCTTTTCCAATTCTCCCTTGACCGCCTTAAAACTCTTATTACTTGCAGGTTTCCTGTCAAGAATTTTAATAATATGGTAGCCGTAGTCTGTTTTGATAATGTCACTGAGTTCACCAACCTTCAAGCGCGCCACGTCTGCACCCAAACTGTCTTTTGGGCTAAAAGGCTGCATCTTTCCGCCCCGGACAGCAGAGGCGCGGTCGACAGATTCGTTTCTTGCAAGGGTAGCAAAATCGGCACCGGATTTTAATTTTTTGAGCGCATCTTCGGCCTCCCTGCGGGTTCTAAAGACTATCTGGCTGGCCTCAATTTTTTCGCCATACTCTTCATCGTATGCCCTCTGCAGTTCTTCGTCTGTCACAGCAATTGTTTTTGTCATGAGTTTTTCAGCAATAAGTTCAACCTCAGCTTGTTTTCTCATCTTTCTGGAGAGCTTTTCTTCAAGTTGCGTAATACTGCTGCCGATCTTGACTAACTCTTTTTCCAGGTCTGCCCTGTCTTTTATCCGATATGTGCGCATTAAGCCTTCAACTTCACTGTTAACAAGAATCTTTAACTTCTGTTCCACTTCACTATTTGAAACACCAACCCCTTCTTTTTCCGCCATTTGATAGATCAGCGTCCTTCGGATGAGCACATCTAACGCATCTTCTCCATACGTATCAATCAGCAGGCTATAAAGATCTTGTCTTGTAATCTTTTGACCATTTACGATTGCCACAATATTTTTATCGGTAATAACCGGAGATTCGCTCTTCGTTGATTTAACAGCGTTCGTTACCTCGCCAAAGATCGTTTGTGTAAAAAACGTATCGGCAGAAAGCATCAGAGAAAAAAGGGTAACAGCTACACGGATTTTCATAAGAGTAAACATTGTAAAGGAAAGAGAGTTATAGTGAATATAAAAATATATAAAATTGATTTTGAATTATATCACAGTTAAAATTAAGGTGTCAATGTTTTTTGGCTTAATACCTATGGGAGATAGTAAGTGACAGCGATTATACTGGCAGGCGGGAAAAGCCGCAGAATGGGTTTTAATAAAGCATTTCTTCCGTACGGAGACAAAACATTCATCGAACATCAAATAGCAAGATTGAATAAAATCTTCGATGAAATCATTCTATCCGCAAACGATGCCAGGCTGTATGCCCATCTGAACCTACCCATTGTATCCGATATACTGCCAGAGAGAGGCCCGCTCAGCGGCATTTGTGCGGGTCTCATACGTTCTACAAGTTTTCACAGCTTCGTAATAGCCTGTGATATGCCTTTTATCCACGAAAAGATAATCCTTTATCTCAGGGAACAGATCGGTGGCTACGATGTGGTCGTACCACAGACAAGTCGAGGGCTAGAACCTCTGCATGCCTTTTATTCCAGGAATTGCATACAGCCAATGTATCGTTGTCTGAATGAAGGGCGACTGCGAATCATCGATTTTTTTTCAGAAGTAAAGGTAAAAATTGTCGATGAGCAGGAATTCAAGGAACTGGATGTACCCACACAGCCACTTGTCAATCTGAATACCCCGGAAGAATACCAGAAATACTGTGACTATAAGGCGCCAAATCAAAGGGAATCATGAACATGTTGCCCGATTTATTTGTGCAAAATATTGGTCAATTGGTGACTGTTGCAGACGCATCCCAAAAACCGAAAACATTTCATAGGATGGATGAAATCGGGATTATCAAGGATGGCGCTGTTGTTATAAGAGACGGATATTTTATTGATATTGGTACGACCAGGAAACTGAAAAAAAAGTATCACAGGAAGGATACAAAAATCATAGATGCTGCCGGAAAAGTTGTTTTGCCCGGCTTTGTGGATTGTCATACCCATACCATTTTTGGCGGTGACCGTACGGGAGAGTTTATCCAGCGTATTCAAGGAGAGACCTATTTAGAGATCCTTAAAAAGGGAGGAGGAATATTAAGTACCGTTGAAAATACCCGTAAACTAAAAATCCAGAACCTTGCTGAACTATCGAGAAAACACCTCGACACCATGCTTTTACATGGTACAACTACCGTGGAAATTAAAAGTGGATACGGACTCGATATGAAAAGTGAACTCAAAATCCTCAAGACCATACAATATCTGCAAAAAACACATCCTATGGATATTGTAGCTACCTTTCTCGGCGCCCACGTAATTCCTCCCGAATATAAACACTCCCCAAATAGCTATGTTAATTTAATATGCAATATGCTGCCGAAAGTAAAACCTTATGCAACCTTTTGCGATGTTTTTTGTGACGAAGGTGCTTTTAGTGCAGAACAGTCTGAAAGAATCCTTAAAACAGCAAAAGCGTCAAGTTTTAGGTTAAAGATACATACCAATGAATTTAAAGATATCGGTGGTGTGTCATTGGCTATTCAACTGAATGCAATTTCAGCAGACCATCTTGACAATATCAAACAGCGTGATATAGTAAGGCTAAAAAAGAGCAATATTCTTTGTGTTTTATTGCCGGGCGTACCTTTCTTTCTGATGAAAGATACTTATGCACCAGCAAGGAAAATGATAGAAAATGGGGTGCCCGTTGCATTGGCAACTGATTTTAATCCAGGTACATGCCCCAGTGGTAATATGCAAATGATAATAACCCTGGCATGTCTCAAGATGGGTATGACACCTGCCCAAGCAATTAACGCTACCACGATAAATGCAGCGCACGCTATCGGAGCAGCACACCGGATTGGAAGCATAGAGGTTGGAAAACAAGCGGATATGATAATTCTTGATATCCAGGAGTACACTCAATTGCCTTACTATTTTAGCATAAATCACGTGAAGACCACAATAAAGAAAGGCAAGATAGTTGTAGAAAATATGCAGTTAATAGATTCATAATAAAAAAACTGTGCTTTTCATTCCGTAATCTTATTAGAATAAATAATTACAATATTATTATTGTATATATCCTTTTTT contains:
- the mobA gene encoding molybdenum cofactor guanylyltransferase, whose protein sequence is MTAIILAGGKSRRMGFNKAFLPYGDKTFIEHQIARLNKIFDEIILSANDARLYAHLNLPIVSDILPERGPLSGICAGLIRSTSFHSFVIACDMPFIHEKIILYLREQIGGYDVVVPQTSRGLEPLHAFYSRNCIQPMYRCLNEGRLRIIDFFSEVKVKIVDEQEFKELDVPTQPLVNLNTPEEYQKYCDYKAPNQRES
- the hutI gene encoding imidazolonepropionase, translating into MLPDLFVQNIGQLVTVADASQKPKTFHRMDEIGIIKDGAVVIRDGYFIDIGTTRKLKKKYHRKDTKIIDAAGKVVLPGFVDCHTHTIFGGDRTGEFIQRIQGETYLEILKKGGGILSTVENTRKLKIQNLAELSRKHLDTMLLHGTTTVEIKSGYGLDMKSELKILKTIQYLQKTHPMDIVATFLGAHVIPPEYKHSPNSYVNLICNMLPKVKPYATFCDVFCDEGAFSAEQSERILKTAKASSFRLKIHTNEFKDIGGVSLAIQLNAISADHLDNIKQRDIVRLKKSNILCVLLPGVPFFLMKDTYAPARKMIENGVPVALATDFNPGTCPSGNMQMIITLACLKMGMTPAQAINATTINAAHAIGAAHRIGSIEVGKQADMIILDIQEYTQLPYYFSINHVKTTIKKGKIVVENMQLIDS
- a CDS encoding peptidylprolyl isomerase; its protein translation is MKIRVAVTLFSLMLSADTFFTQTIFGEVTNAVKSTKSESPVITDKNIVAIVNGQKITRQDLYSLLIDTYGEDALDVLIRRTLIYQMAEKEGVGVSNSEVEQKLKILVNSEVEGLMRTYRIKDRADLEKELVKIGSSITQLEEKLSRKMRKQAEVELIAEKLMTKTIAVTDEELQRAYDEEYGEKIEASQIVFRTRREAEDALKKLKSGADFATLARNESVDRASAVRGGKMQPFSPKDSLGADVARLKVGELSDIIKTDYGYHIIKILDRKPASNKSFKAVKGELEKIVRNQQYKERIGPWLISLIENASITKNLVSD
- a CDS encoding aminotransferase class I/II-fold pyridoxal phosphate-dependent enzyme — encoded protein: MSEEFVINVANRVKQLPPYLFGRLNALKYEKRRNNIDVIDLGMGNPNDPTPQPIIQKLCEAVQDPRNHRYTVSANGIFNLRREVAKYYEKQFNVILDPEEVVCTIGSKEGISHLCLGLLETGDTVVVPNPAFPIHIHAVNLAGGNVVSVPLTEDEKFLPNLISTVKSLKPHPKMLILNFPHNPTAATIELSFFEEIVAFARKHNIIVVHDFAYCGIAFDGYKPPSFLQVKGAKEIGVEFNTMSKSFNMAGWRLGFCVGNKEIVSTLAKVKGYYDYGIFQPVQIASIIALRECNKYTQEQAQIYQNRRDVLCDGLNRIGWNVKKPKASMFVWAPIPEKWRSMGSVDFAYKLMNEAEVSVAPGAAFGEHGEGYLRLAIVENELRLKQAVRQIDRALR